One Aethina tumida isolate Nest 87 chromosome 5, icAetTumi1.1, whole genome shotgun sequence genomic window carries:
- the LOC109606847 gene encoding uncharacterized protein LOC109606847 → MDFKVICVVVAIAFVALASAGPVVDDAKAHLENSVLTNEYSNIEESLLKKLNTKCSNRDISSCMMLKLVTYFNRMLKKSTIEIGDVEIKQTSTVPVNLSTARSLEQMSEEAQLSQVIADKIYSFVSTRSLKWKVVDGADVVVSGNQGKDGSLNVGLSVKPDESSEARKKKDNGMGALIAAAVMKIGLLKALAFKALVFLVGKALLVSKLALVLAAVIGLKKLLHSEKHVTYEVVAHPHHEHHEEHHHSGGGHDSYGGGWGRNFDAKEAQKMAYSAQIPAQ, encoded by the exons ATGGACTTTAAAGTGATCTGTGTTGTGGTTGCCATCGCTTTCGTGGCCCTCGCGTCGGCCGGACCGGTCGTCGACGACGCCAAAGCCCACCTGGAGAACTCG GTATTAACGAACGAATACTCGAACATAGAGGAGTcactgttaaaaaaattgaacaccAAATGCTCGAACCGTGACATAAGTTCGTGCATGATGCTCAAACTGGTCACGTACTTTAACAGAATGCTCAAGAAGTCGACGATCGAAATTGGCGACGTCGAAATTAAGCAAACCTCAACGGTTCCAGTCAATCTGAGCACGGCCAGAAGTCTGGAACAGATGAGCGAAGAGGCCCAATTAAGTCAAGTGATCGCTGATAAAATCTACAGTTTCGTTAGCACTAGATCGCTGAAATGGAAG GTTGTGGACGGAGCCGACGTCGTGGTGTCCGGAAATCAAGGCAAGGATGGCAGCCTGAACGTCGGCCTGTCCGTAAAGCCGGACGAGTCCTCCGAGGCCCGTAAGAAGAAGGACAACGGAATGGGAGCCCTGATCGCCGCAGCCGTCATGAAAATCGGTCTCCTCAAAGCCCTCGCCTTCAAAGCCTTGGTCTTCCTCGTGGGCAAAGCCTTGTTGGTCAGCAAG CTCGCCTTGGTGTTGGCCGCCGTCATCGGCTTGAAGAAGCTGCTGCACTCGGAGAAGCACGTCACCTACGAGGTCGTGGCCCACCCGCACCACGAACACCACGAGGAGCACCACCACTCCGGCGGCGGACACGATTCCTACGGCGGCGGATGGGGTAGGAACTTCGACGCCAAGGAGGCCCAGAAGATGGCCTACAGTGCCCAGATTCCCGCCCAATAG
- the LOC109606111 gene encoding uncharacterized protein LOC109606111, producing MLSLAKWSLLVLGVALLTLQSIGQNVFPQGGQDPRQGRDLLDWIGLGTGPETDPYLAKTNAACLNGDLAECFKSRALGSLDEFFNKPVYQLNENAKILMMPQNQLRQLAQEPYEYSESPRADEDEWDQLVKFAMRKVEKFLKSTAIELDFSNEVTENGRYSPRFVDEIADEIDIIEDKKDSLFKRKQLKKLFIPMLIILKLFKIKLLLFLPLILGLASFKKLLGLFAIVLPGLIGFFKLCKPNLQSPFTGNYYNQGPQYSPAGIAYQPHFREPQPNFVEHEVYHHRPTGGGGVHFRDEHHAQDLAYNGWNQYRSNGKDIDAEAETTSKKSILPDN from the exons ATGTTGAGTTTGGCGAAGTGGAGTTTGTTGGTTTTGGGCGTTGCACTCTTGACGCTTCAGTCCATCGGACAGAATGTTTTTCCTCAGGGTGGACAAGATCCGAGACAAG ggAGGGACCTTTTAGACTGGATCGGATTGGGCACAGGTCCAGAAACTGATCCCTATTTAGCCAAGACGAATGCTGCGTGTCTCAATGGGGATCTGGCCGAGTGCTTCAAGTCGAGAGCTTTGGGATCATTGGATGAGTTCTTTAATAAA cctgtatatcaattaaatgaaaacgcAAAGATCCTGATGATGCCCCAAAATCAGCTGCGACAACTTGCTCAAGAACCATACGAATATTCTGAAAGTCCAAGGGCTGACGAAGATGAATGGGATCAACTCGTCAAATTCGCcatgagaaaa GTGGAAAAGTTTTTGAAGTCAACAGCAATTGAACTAGACTTCAGCAACGAGGTCACTGAAAATGGCAGATACTCCCCAAGGTTCGTCGACGAAATTGCTGATGAAATTGACATAATCGAAGACAAAAAGGATTCACTCTTTA AACGCAAACAACTGAAAAAGCTCTTCATCCCAATGCTCATCATCCTGAAGCTGTTCAAGATCAAGTTGCTGCTGTTCCTGCCCTTGATCCTCGGCTTGGCCTCCTTCAAGAAGCTCCTCGGCCTCTTCGCCATCGTCCTTCCAGGTCTGATCGGGTTCTTCAAGCTCTGCAAGCCCAACCTACAGTCCCCCTTCACCGGTAACTACTACAACCAAGGCCCTCAGTACTCCCCAGCCGGTATAGCTTACCAGCCCCACTTCAGGGAGCCGCAGCCCAACTTCGTGGAGCATGAGGTGTACCACCACAGACCTACTGGTGGTGGTGGCGTCCACTTCAGGGACGAGCACCACGCTCAGGACTTGGCCTACAACGGATGGAACCAGTACAGGAGCAACGGCAAAGATATAGATGCCGAAGCTGAAACCACTTCGAAGAAGAGCATACTCCCAGACAATTAA